The sequence TGACGGTCTTATCGAGCTCGGTTTCCGCCCCTTCCGTCACCAGGTTAATATCCTTGTCAAGTTCAGCGCAAAGATCCCTGACCAGACGGCGAAAACGGTTGAAGGTTGTACCGATCGGCAACATACGGATATTCAGGACTTCATCACGCAATTCCCAGGTCAGCCTTTCGACGACCTCGGAGATCGCATGCAGTTCACTGTCGACATCTCCGGACGCATGCTGACTGAGGCGGGCCTGAACAGTAACCATTTCACCGATGAGGTTGACCAGTTTATCGAGTTTTTCGGAACGGACCCTGATGCTGCTTGATATCTCGGTCTGCTTGCGCACCTGTCGTATATCCTTGACCCGTTGCTGCTCAGTCAAAGCAGCTTCGACCTTGCCGGTCGTCACCAGTCCCGAGTCAACCAGTTCTTCGCCGAGCTGTTTTTTGCCCTGCAGGGCCTTGGTAAGTTCTTCCGGCTTGATATCTCCGCGCTCAACGAGGATTTCACCAAGCCGCTTGTATTCATCTTCGAGGTCGAGGGTGCCGCCGTCGTCAATCGGATCAACCTTCAACTCGGTGCAGTGGTCCTCGACAAACATGAACATATCGTAAATCGCATCGACACCCTTGTTTGTCGTCAGAATAATATCCCAGTAGAGGTAGCAGAATTCTTCCTTCAACTCTTCGAGCGGGGGAATCTCGTCAAGCTGCGGAACAATCAGACAACTCCCAAGCTGCTTCAGTTCGCGGACGATAAAAAGAGGGTTTAATCCTTTACAGAAAATATCGGGAGCCGGCCTGAACCTGATGCGAAAGGTCGTAGCACCTTCAACCGACAGGGTTTCATCGCTCGCGGTCGGAGCTGTCGTCTCTTCTTTCGGGATAACACTGGTGAACCATTGAATAATTTCAGCCATCCCGGCCGGTTCGGCCGGCTCATCATCATCGAGGGAATGGGCCAATGACTTCAACAGGTCCTTGGCGGCGAGGGTCTGATTAATCAGATTCCGCGTCACCTGCAGTTCGCCATCGCGAACCAGCTCGAAGGCCGTTTCGATCTCATGAACAAAATTTGAAATAATATCGACGCCGGCCATGGCGCTCGATCCCTTGATGGTATGCAGCGATCTGAA is a genomic window of Desulfuromonas sp. containing:
- a CDS encoding chemotaxis protein CheA, which translates into the protein MIDKILETFREEFDELLVELEHSLLELEDNPADTDAIDSVFRSLHTIKGSSAMAGVDIISNFVHEIETAFELVRDGELQVTRNLINQTLAAKDLLKSLAHSLDDDEPAEPAGMAEIIQWFTSVIPKEETTAPTASDETLSVEGATTFRIRFRPAPDIFCKGLNPLFIVRELKQLGSCLIVPQLDEIPPLEELKEEFCYLYWDIILTTNKGVDAIYDMFMFVEDHCTELKVDPIDDGGTLDLEDEYKRLGEILVERGDIKPEELTKALQGKKQLGEELVDSGLVTTGKVEAALTEQQRVKDIRQVRKQTEISSSIRVRSEKLDKLVNLIGEMVTVQARLSQHASGDVDSELHAISEVVERLTWELRDEVLNIRMLPIGTTFNRFRRLVRDLCAELDKDINLVTEGAETELDKTVIERLNDPLVHLIRNCIDHGIESTAERSRSDKPATGTVRLTAKHSGANVILTIADDGRGFDREAVRQRAVSQGLLAQDVELSDKDLFNLIFLPGFSTADTVTNVSGRGVGMDVVKRSIEELRGSIEAHSEPGKGVKFSIKLPLTLAIIDGLLVNIAGESYVFPLSSVEECVELKRKDVAANDRNLANVRGEIVPYVHLREYFSLADAERDIEQIVIINHEGARVGFVVDHVIGEHQTVIKSLGKMYQGISGLSGATILGDGKVALILDLPQIVEAAALLEEAV